One window of the Chloroflexota bacterium genome contains the following:
- a CDS encoding RidA family protein: protein MAKQVIMVPTALPGVPYSPAIKTGDYVFVSGQVGHVDSQGNKLEGVEAQTRQVLDNMKRVLEAAGVSIDDVVKTTVFLTRAEDFSKMNEVYKTYFTEDLPARSTVIVAALARPEIVVEIECIACCA, encoded by the coding sequence ATGGCCAAGCAGGTTATCATGGTACCCACGGCACTTCCCGGTGTCCCTTATTCCCCGGCGATAAAAACAGGTGACTACGTCTTTGTCTCCGGTCAGGTCGGGCACGTCGATAGCCAGGGTAATAAACTTGAGGGAGTTGAAGCCCAGACCAGACAGGTGCTGGATAATATGAAGAGGGTTCTGGAGGCGGCAGGTGTGTCAATAGACGATGTAGTCAAGACAACCGTGTTTCTGACCAGAGCCGAGGATTTCTCCAAGATGAATGAAGTCTACAAGACCTATTTCACCGAAGACCTGCCAGCACGTTCCACGGTTATCGTCGCGGCGCTGGCGAGGCCGGAGATAGTGGTTGAAATCGAGTGCATCGCCTGTTGTGCGTAG
- a CDS encoding 3-keto-5-aminohexanoate cleavage protein, with amino-acid sequence MRKIIITAALTGAGHGKEANPNLPEQPEEIIEQAVQCREAGAAIVHVHARDKSGNNTMSLDIFRKIHEGIKNSSDLIVQLSTGGGPTLPNEERIAPLLLKPEMASLNTFMMIMPVKGVEIPFIYKRSEIEETARRAQEQGVKPAIAILNFACLEEAENLIEKGLVDKPYFLDIGLNLPAQGTLRGTWRNLVALVQRLPEDCVFNVSAGDEAELPLTTMAMLLGGNPRVGLEDNVYYAPGQLARSNAELVARTARIARELNLETATPDEAREILQIRR; translated from the coding sequence ATGCGAAAAATCATCATAACGGCGGCATTGACCGGGGCCGGGCATGGGAAGGAGGCCAATCCCAATCTACCCGAACAACCAGAGGAGATTATCGAACAGGCAGTACAGTGTCGTGAGGCAGGTGCTGCCATCGTACACGTCCATGCCCGCGACAAATCCGGCAACAATACCATGTCTCTGGATATATTCCGGAAAATTCATGAAGGCATTAAGAATTCAAGCGACTTAATTGTGCAGTTGAGCACGGGTGGTGGTCCCACGCTTCCCAATGAGGAGCGCATCGCCCCTCTATTACTGAAACCGGAGATGGCCTCGCTCAATACGTTTATGATGATAATGCCGGTTAAAGGCGTGGAAATACCCTTTATCTATAAAAGGTCAGAGATAGAGGAGACTGCCCGACGCGCCCAGGAACAAGGGGTAAAACCAGCGATAGCAATCCTGAACTTCGCCTGTCTCGAAGAAGCCGAAAATCTCATTGAGAAGGGACTGGTGGACAAGCCTTACTTTCTGGATATCGGGCTGAATTTACCGGCACAGGGAACGCTGAGGGGCACCTGGCGCAATCTGGTGGCTCTGGTGCAACGGTTGCCGGAGGATTGTGTTTTTAATGTCTCTGCCGGAGATGAGGCCGAGCTGCCGCTGACTACCATGGCCATGCTGCTAGGTGGGAACCCGCGGGTGGGCCTTGAAGATAATGTCTACTACGCGCCGGGTCAGCTGGCCAGGAGCAATGCCGAGCTGGTGGCGAGAACGGCGCGCATTGCCCGGGAGCTGAATCTGGAAACAGCCACTCCCGATGAGGCGCGTGAGATTCTGCAGATTCGGCGGTAG
- a CDS encoding acetamidase/formamidase family protein, which yields MEGTVHRLEPRIYYYTFGPSEPALTVKSGDTVVARTRDAGGFDEKMAPMPEEMKQRSAVTLLCERNPQVGPVYVEDAEPGDMLAVTIQQIKLNRDSAWSRHRSHFGSLTGEAPGKQLFLNDPIPEAKFDWQLDLGRNTGILELKSSRRKRIEIPLHPFLGSIGVAPRFGRVETSLVPGEFGGNMDCIETQEGTVLYLPVWVRGAYFFFGDVHAAQGDGELCGVALETTAEVTVKLDVVKGKSIDWPRLEDETHIMTTGSGQPLMDCVRIATVELVKWLVDDYGFEKWEAFQVVSQTGTMRIGNIVDPNYTVVAKFPKRYLPD from the coding sequence ATGGAAGGCACTGTACACAGGCTTGAACCACGTATTTATTACTACACATTTGGACCAAGCGAACCGGCACTGACCGTGAAAAGCGGTGATACCGTCGTGGCGCGAACGCGCGATGCCGGCGGTTTTGACGAGAAAATGGCGCCGATGCCTGAAGAAATGAAACAGCGCAGCGCCGTGACACTTCTCTGCGAGCGGAACCCGCAGGTCGGCCCGGTCTATGTCGAGGATGCGGAACCCGGCGACATGCTGGCCGTGACTATCCAGCAAATAAAACTCAACCGCGATTCCGCCTGGTCAAGGCACCGCTCCCATTTCGGCAGCCTTACCGGCGAAGCCCCGGGCAAGCAGCTGTTCCTCAACGACCCGATACCGGAGGCCAAATTCGACTGGCAGCTCGACCTCGGGCGAAATACCGGCATTCTGGAACTGAAATCGAGCCGGCGGAAACGGATTGAAATACCGCTGCACCCGTTTCTAGGCTCCATCGGCGTTGCCCCCCGCTTCGGCCGTGTCGAGACTTCGCTCGTGCCCGGCGAGTTCGGCGGCAATATGGACTGCATCGAGACCCAGGAGGGCACGGTACTTTACCTGCCGGTCTGGGTGCGAGGCGCTTACTTCTTCTTCGGCGATGTCCATGCTGCCCAGGGCGATGGTGAACTCTGCGGCGTGGCGCTGGAGACCACCGCCGAGGTTACCGTAAAGCTGGATGTAGTGAAGGGCAAAAGCATCGACTGGCCCCGACTTGAAGATGAGACGCATATTATGACCACGGGCAGCGGCCAGCCGCTGATGGACTGCGTCCGCATTGCAACGGTGGAACTGGTCAAGTGGCTGGTCGATGATTACGGGTTCGAGAAATGGGAGGCCTTCCAGGTCGTATCTCAGACGGGCACGATGCGCATCGGCAATATCGTCGACCCGAACTATACCGTGGTCGCCAAGTTCCCGAAGAGATACCTGCCTGACTAG
- a CDS encoding transketolase, producing the protein MVARTDYSPELIKKLEDMARQLRIDVVEMIHCRGQGHPGGSLSPAEIMSVLFFHHMRLDPQKPQWENRDRFILSKGHASAILYAALAHRGFLPIEELETFGCIGSRLQGHPDRCKTPGVEMTSGCLGHGVSIAAGLCLAGQLKGLDYRTYVLLGDGELQAGVLWEGAMLAAKYKLSELIAIVDYNGVQLDGTVADIMPIEPLRSKWESFGWNVLEIDGHSVPEVLAALDKARANGGKPTVIIARTVKGKGVSFMEGKASWHGRAINDEEYRQAMEELKQDA; encoded by the coding sequence ATGGTTGCCAGAACAGATTACTCCCCGGAATTAATCAAGAAACTGGAAGATATGGCAAGACAGCTCCGCATTGACGTTGTTGAGATGATTCACTGCCGGGGGCAGGGGCACCCGGGAGGTTCTCTCTCCCCGGCGGAAATCATGTCCGTCCTCTTTTTCCATCACATGCGCCTCGACCCTCAAAAACCGCAGTGGGAAAATCGCGACCGCTTCATACTGAGCAAAGGCCATGCCTCTGCGATTCTGTATGCGGCGCTGGCCCACAGGGGATTCCTGCCGATTGAAGAACTCGAAACCTTCGGCTGCATCGGGAGCCGCCTGCAGGGACACCCTGACCGATGTAAAACTCCCGGCGTTGAAATGACCTCCGGCTGTCTGGGGCACGGCGTCAGCATCGCCGCCGGCCTATGTCTGGCCGGGCAGCTTAAAGGTCTCGACTATCGTACCTACGTACTGCTCGGCGACGGCGAGCTCCAGGCCGGTGTCCTGTGGGAAGGGGCGATGCTCGCAGCAAAATATAAATTATCCGAACTAATCGCCATCGTCGACTATAACGGTGTCCAGCTGGACGGTACCGTAGCAGATATCATGCCGATAGAGCCACTGAGGAGCAAATGGGAATCTTTCGGCTGGAACGTTCTCGAAATCGACGGCCACAGCGTGCCCGAAGTGCTGGCAGCGCTGGACAAAGCCCGCGCCAATGGCGGTAAACCCACCGTGATTATTGCCCGCACCGTCAAGGGCAAAGGCGTATCCTTTATGGAGGGTAAAGCGTCCTGGCATGGCCGAGCCATCAATGACGAAGAATACCGGCAAGCAATGGAGGAGTTGAAGCAAGATGCCTGA
- a CDS encoding FAD-dependent oxidoreductase: MSGRLWEPFRIGRMELKNRVVMPPMVTRYAADDGFVTERTKNYYEARARGGAGLIIVEATYVHRQGWAFPNQLGISDDKFISGMRELVDAVHKHGAKIGIQIHHGGREAKSTVNGLQPVSASPLPGLAGETPREMAVEEIAETVAYFADAAFRAKTAGFDGVEIHGAHGYLVDQFLSPNSNKRKDEYGGNVHNRARFLLEIIADVKEAVGDDYPVWCRMDGKEYGVEGITLEGAQKTARLVQEAGLMAIHVSAWGPESPVNRTTPTFTPVVIEDLAEGIKKAVSIPVIAVGRITPEDGERLLKEGKADLIAIGKAMLADAEWTNKVAADKTDDITPCIICNGCRDDLRDPKLVGIRCSANATLGREKESEIVPAAKPKKILVVGGGPAGMEAARVAALRGHQVTLWEKESRLGGQLVQAAIPPHKDRIAPLAKYLETQLQKLGVKIQLGKEASATTVAEFNPDAAVVATGIKPFLPDIPGLDKARVIQAGDVLEGKVKVGDKVAIIGGELVGCETAEFLADQGKQVTVMRRGSEMATSVRPSNRAFFLSRLLDKGVTLLCEVRYDGISPEGVIITTRDGEERTVEADTVVLAAGSVPDTALYDAIRDKVSEVYHIGDCVEPRTILDAISEGFHTGQKI; this comes from the coding sequence ATGAGCGGAAGACTCTGGGAACCTTTCCGCATCGGGCGCATGGAGCTAAAAAACCGGGTGGTGATGCCCCCGATGGTCACCAGGTACGCTGCCGATGACGGGTTTGTCACCGAACGTACCAAGAACTACTACGAGGCACGTGCCCGCGGCGGTGCCGGGCTGATTATCGTAGAGGCGACCTATGTTCATCGTCAGGGATGGGCTTTCCCCAACCAGCTCGGCATCAGTGATGATAAGTTTATTTCCGGGATGAGAGAGCTGGTGGATGCGGTTCATAAACACGGTGCCAAGATTGGCATCCAGATTCACCATGGCGGCCGCGAGGCTAAATCGACCGTGAATGGGTTGCAACCTGTTTCCGCCTCACCACTGCCCGGCTTGGCCGGTGAAACACCCAGGGAAATGGCGGTTGAGGAAATTGCTGAAACCGTGGCCTATTTCGCCGATGCTGCGTTCAGGGCAAAGACAGCCGGGTTTGATGGGGTGGAAATCCACGGGGCACATGGCTACCTCGTTGACCAGTTCCTGTCGCCCAATTCAAACAAACGTAAGGATGAGTATGGTGGCAACGTGCACAACCGGGCGCGATTTCTCCTGGAAATCATTGCTGACGTAAAAGAGGCCGTTGGCGATGACTATCCCGTCTGGTGCCGTATGGATGGCAAGGAATATGGCGTAGAGGGCATAACTCTGGAAGGTGCTCAGAAAACGGCACGTCTGGTACAGGAAGCCGGCTTGATGGCAATCCACGTCTCAGCCTGGGGGCCGGAATCGCCGGTAAATCGTACCACACCCACCTTTACCCCGGTGGTGATTGAAGACCTGGCGGAAGGGATAAAGAAAGCGGTTTCAATCCCGGTAATCGCCGTCGGCAGGATAACCCCCGAAGATGGTGAGCGATTATTGAAGGAGGGAAAGGCGGACCTGATCGCCATCGGTAAGGCGATGCTGGCCGACGCGGAATGGACGAATAAAGTAGCCGCGGATAAGACCGACGATATAACCCCCTGCATCATCTGTAACGGTTGCCGCGATGACCTCCGCGATCCGAAGTTGGTGGGCATACGGTGCTCGGCAAATGCCACTTTAGGGCGTGAGAAGGAAAGCGAAATCGTACCAGCGGCCAAGCCAAAGAAAATCCTTGTCGTTGGCGGTGGCCCGGCGGGTATGGAAGCGGCAAGGGTCGCTGCCCTGAGGGGTCACCAGGTAACCCTGTGGGAAAAAGAATCGCGCCTCGGCGGGCAGCTGGTTCAGGCAGCGATACCCCCGCACAAGGATAGAATCGCACCGCTGGCTAAATATCTGGAAACGCAGTTGCAGAAGCTCGGCGTCAAGATTCAACTTGGCAAAGAGGCTAGCGCGACCACAGTTGCTGAATTCAATCCCGACGCGGCGGTTGTGGCCACCGGCATAAAGCCGTTCCTCCCCGATATTCCGGGGCTGGACAAGGCTCGGGTCATTCAAGCAGGGGATGTCCTGGAGGGGAAGGTAAAAGTAGGAGATAAGGTGGCCATAATTGGCGGCGAGCTGGTAGGTTGTGAAACGGCGGAATTTCTGGCTGACCAGGGCAAGCAGGTTACGGTGATGCGCCGGGGCTCCGAGATGGCGACGAGCGTCAGACCCAGCAACCGGGCTTTCTTCCTCAGCCGGCTTCTGGATAAAGGCGTCACCCTGCTCTGCGAGGTCAGATACGATGGCATCAGCCCAGAGGGCGTCATCATAACCACCAGAGACGGTGAGGAAAGGACCGTAGAGGCCGACACCGTGGTTCTCGCTGCGGGGTCGGTGCCGGATACCGCGCTCTATGATGCCATTAGGGATAAGGTCTCTGAAGTCTATCACATTGGTGACTGCGTCGAACCGCGGACCATCCTTGACGCTATCAGCGAAGGATTTCATACCGGCCAGAAGATATAA
- a CDS encoding transketolase family protein, protein MPDKDMTRKIFGETLAEYGLKNKKVVVLTADVSSSVMTTFFAEKAPERFFNVGIAEAGMVDTAVGFALGGMIPFANTFAALLLRATEQIRTCVAYANTNVKIVGSFAGLSNFKDGPTHHSIMDVAVLRAMPNMTILVPSDSIEAKKMIPLIAEHEGPVYIRISRAEMPIIYDESHKVEIGKGVVVRDGNDVAIVANGHMLSRSLEAADKLSSHGIKARVVDLHTVKPVDTPLLRKCAEETGAIVTVEEHSIVGGLGSAVAETLVGEIPVPIKMVGIADTFTETSKDFDSLLDKYGMAVDDIVKAAQQAVKLK, encoded by the coding sequence ATGCCTGATAAAGATATGACCCGGAAGATATTTGGAGAGACGCTGGCCGAATATGGTCTGAAAAATAAAAAGGTGGTCGTGCTCACGGCTGATGTCTCCTCCTCGGTTATGACCACCTTCTTCGCGGAAAAGGCGCCGGAGCGCTTTTTCAACGTTGGCATTGCCGAGGCCGGAATGGTGGATACCGCGGTTGGCTTCGCGCTGGGCGGCATGATACCGTTCGCCAATACCTTTGCCGCCCTCCTCCTGAGGGCCACGGAACAAATCAGAACGTGCGTTGCCTACGCCAATACCAATGTCAAAATAGTTGGCAGCTTCGCCGGCCTGTCCAATTTCAAGGATGGCCCCACCCACCACTCCATCATGGATGTCGCCGTACTGCGCGCGATGCCGAATATGACCATCCTCGTACCATCGGACAGCATTGAGGCGAAAAAAATGATACCCCTGATTGCCGAGCACGAGGGACCGGTTTACATACGCATCAGCCGCGCCGAGATGCCGATAATCTACGATGAGAGCCACAAGGTGGAAATCGGCAAGGGCGTGGTGGTGCGCGATGGAAACGATGTTGCCATCGTCGCCAACGGCCACATGCTCAGTCGCTCGCTTGAAGCCGCCGATAAGTTAAGCTCCCATGGAATAAAGGCAAGGGTGGTAGACCTGCACACGGTCAAGCCTGTGGATACCCCGTTGCTGAGGAAGTGCGCCGAAGAAACCGGTGCCATTGTCACTGTAGAAGAGCACTCCATCGTCGGCGGCCTGGGCAGCGCTGTGGCTGAGACTCTCGTGGGCGAAATCCCGGTGCCGATAAAGATGGTGGGAATCGCCGACACATTTACCGAAACTTCGAAAGACTTCGATTCCCTGCTTGATAAATACGGGATGGCCGTAGATGATATCGTCAAGGCCGCTCAGCAGGCGGTGAAACTGAAATAG